A single window of Paracoccus albus DNA harbors:
- a CDS encoding 3-keto-5-aminohexanoate cleavage protein has protein sequence MSENKPCIICVAITGSLPTKENNPAVPIIVAEQVESVQESFEAGATIAHCHVRDDEGKPTSDPERFAALKEGIEKHCPGMIVQLSTGGRSGAGNARGGMLPLSPDMASLSVGSNNFPTRVYENPPDLVEWLASEMLKYDVKPEIEAFDLSHILQAAAMHKAGQIKDTPYVQFVMGVKNAMPVDRDVFDYYIHTVKRLFGDDVAWCAAGIGRNQIVLNEWAISAGGHARTGLEDNVRLDKDKLAPSNAALVARAVELCEKYERPVASYQQARQILGLRAA, from the coding sequence ATGTCTGAGAATAAACCCTGTATCATATGCGTGGCCATTACCGGCTCACTCCCAACCAAGGAAAACAACCCTGCCGTGCCAATCATCGTGGCCGAGCAAGTAGAATCCGTTCAGGAATCCTTCGAGGCGGGGGCTACCATCGCGCATTGCCATGTCCGCGACGATGAAGGCAAGCCAACCAGCGACCCCGAGCGCTTTGCGGCGCTGAAAGAGGGGATCGAAAAGCACTGTCCGGGCATGATCGTCCAGCTTTCGACGGGCGGGCGTTCCGGGGCCGGCAATGCACGCGGCGGTATGCTGCCGTTGTCACCGGATATGGCCAGCTTGTCGGTGGGATCGAACAATTTCCCGACGCGGGTTTATGAAAACCCGCCGGATCTGGTCGAGTGGCTGGCCTCTGAAATGCTGAAATACGATGTGAAGCCAGAGATCGAGGCCTTCGATCTGTCCCATATCCTGCAAGCAGCAGCGATGCATAAGGCGGGGCAGATCAAGGATACGCCATATGTCCAGTTCGTCATGGGTGTGAAGAATGCAATGCCGGTCGACCGCGACGTGTTCGATTACTACATTCACACCGTAAAGCGTCTGTTCGGCGATGATGTCGCATGGTGCGCCGCAGGCATTGGCCGCAATCAGATCGTTCTGAATGAATGGGCGATTTCCGCAGGCGGCCACGCACGTACCGGGCTGGAGGATAACGTCCGACTGGACAAGGACAAACTGGCCCCTTCAAATGCGGCACTTGTGGCGCGCGCGGTGGAGCTTTGCGAAAAATACGAAAGGCCCGTCGCCAGCTATCAACAGGCCCGGCAGATACTTGGGCTAAGGGCTGCCTGA
- a CDS encoding protocatechuate 3,4-dioxygenase subunit alpha: MKQQLDYLKETPSQTAGPYVHIGLAPGAAGFDIYREELGHDIAGPNAKGERIRVEGVVIDGMGSPVKDVLLEAWQANSEGIYAHPEGGGEVEDGFRGWGRIITDFETGEWGFDTVKPGKVRPRVKLGSGVSEKVAASNPDWQGRMESHAPMAPHISLWIVSRGINIGLNTRMYFADEEQANVEDPVLNLIEWENRRATLLAKRQGERDGVPLYRFEIRLQGDNETVFFDV; the protein is encoded by the coding sequence ATGAAGCAGCAGCTTGACTATCTGAAAGAAACGCCCTCGCAAACCGCAGGACCTTACGTCCATATCGGCCTTGCGCCGGGGGCCGCGGGTTTTGATATTTACCGCGAAGAACTGGGTCATGACATTGCCGGACCGAATGCAAAGGGTGAACGCATTCGGGTCGAAGGTGTGGTGATCGACGGCATGGGCAGTCCGGTCAAGGACGTGCTGCTTGAGGCTTGGCAGGCAAACTCCGAAGGGATCTATGCCCATCCAGAAGGCGGTGGCGAGGTTGAGGATGGCTTTCGTGGCTGGGGCCGGATCATCACCGATTTCGAAACCGGGGAATGGGGTTTTGACACGGTGAAGCCCGGCAAGGTGCGTCCGCGCGTCAAGCTGGGCTCGGGCGTGTCCGAAAAAGTCGCGGCAAGCAATCCCGACTGGCAGGGCCGGATGGAAAGCCACGCGCCAATGGCTCCGCATATCAGCCTTTGGATCGTTTCGCGTGGCATCAATATCGGCCTTAACACGCGCATGTATTTTGCCGATGAGGAACAGGCCAATGTTGAAGACCCTGTCCTCAACCTGATCGAATGGGAAAACCGCCGCGCCACGCTACTTGCAAAACGGCAAGGGGAGCGCGACGGTGTCCCCCTCTATCGGTTCGAAATCCGCCTGCAAGGCGACAATGAGACGGTCTTCTTCGATGTCTGA
- the pcaH gene encoding protocatechuate 3,4-dioxygenase subunit beta, whose protein sequence is MKPAEYYQRDRTRQPPAHTPDYKTSVARSPRYSMISLQQSVSEITGPVFGHNDIDPIDNDLIKNYAKDQDPVGERIIVHGRVLDENARPVTNTLVEIWQANASGRYRHKKDTYLGALDPNFGGCGRTITDENGYYYFRTIKPGAYPWRNWVNNWRPAHIHVSVFGSSFSQRLITQLYFEGDPLIPLCPIVATIPDPDAIEQLIARLDMNASVPLDCIAYKFDIVLRGRRSTLFENRLEGN, encoded by the coding sequence ATGAAGCCGGCAGAGTATTATCAGCGCGACCGCACCCGTCAGCCTCCGGCACATACGCCTGATTACAAGACCTCGGTTGCACGCAGCCCGCGATATAGCATGATTTCGCTGCAGCAATCCGTTTCAGAAATTACTGGCCCGGTCTTTGGCCACAACGATATAGACCCGATCGACAATGACCTGATCAAGAATTACGCCAAGGATCAGGACCCGGTCGGCGAACGCATCATCGTTCATGGTCGTGTGCTGGACGAAAATGCCCGGCCGGTGACGAATACGCTGGTCGAAATATGGCAGGCGAATGCCTCGGGCCGTTATCGGCACAAGAAGGACACTTATCTGGGTGCGCTTGACCCGAACTTCGGCGGCTGCGGGCGGACGATCACGGATGAGAACGGCTATTACTACTTCCGCACCATCAAGCCCGGCGCCTATCCGTGGCGGAACTGGGTGAATAACTGGCGACCGGCGCATATCCATGTCTCTGTCTTTGGCTCCAGCTTCAGCCAGCGGCTGATTACGCAGCTTTATTTCGAAGGCGACCCGCTGATTCCGCTTTGCCCGATTGTGGCAACCATCCCGGACCCCGACGCCATCGAACAGTTGATCGCGCGGCTGGACATGAACGCCTCTGTTCCGCTGGATTGTATCGCCTACAAGTTCGACATCGTCCTGCGCGGACGGCGATCCACCCTGTTCGAGAACCGGCTGGAGGGGAACTGA
- the pcaC gene encoding 4-carboxymuconolactone decarboxylase has product MSERYDIGMKVRREVLGDTHVDRAEADRTEFDDAFQTLITEGAWGNVWASDGISRRERSMLTLALLAATGNFEEIPMHIRATSRTGASKRDVLEAFQHVAIYAGVPRANHALKLAKQTYAEMEGSQ; this is encoded by the coding sequence ATGTCTGAGCGCTATGACATCGGCATGAAGGTCCGCCGAGAGGTCTTGGGCGATACCCATGTCGACCGGGCCGAGGCCGATAGGACCGAGTTCGACGATGCCTTTCAGACCCTGATTACCGAAGGCGCCTGGGGCAATGTGTGGGCGTCAGATGGGATAAGCCGCCGCGAAAGGTCAATGCTGACGCTGGCGCTGCTGGCCGCGACTGGAAACTTCGAAGAAATTCCCATGCATATTCGTGCCACCTCGCGGACCGGGGCAAGCAAGCGCGACGTGCTTGAAGCGTTCCAGCACGTCGCGATTTATGCAGGGGTCCCACGCGCGAACCATGCACTGAAACTGGCAAAGCAAACCTACGCCGAGATGGAGGGTAGCCAATGA
- the pcaD gene encoding 3-oxoadipate enol-lactonase → MLTIDTNGIGLHYTDHGPRDGKAVVFSNSLGTDLRLWDALLPLLPDGLRLVRYDKRGHGLSAAPTGPYTVEQLADDAAGLIEGLGLKDVVFVGLSIGGLIGQSLALRRPDLLKSLVVSNSAAKIGTDQMWNDRVDAIREGGLSVVAAPTMERWFSPEFRATPELALWQRMLERQPADGYIACCQAIAGADLRKDVPALSLPVQMIAGGLDGSTPPELVQASGKLIPGARYAEIDGAGHLPCVEAAPEYARILSAFLQEVGHV, encoded by the coding sequence ATGCTGACAATCGACACGAACGGGATCGGGTTGCATTATACTGATCATGGACCGCGGGATGGCAAAGCGGTGGTCTTTTCCAACTCCCTCGGCACGGATTTGCGGCTCTGGGACGCGTTGCTGCCACTGCTGCCGGATGGCCTGCGTCTGGTGCGATACGACAAGCGCGGTCACGGGCTGAGCGCCGCTCCCACCGGTCCCTATACGGTCGAGCAACTGGCCGATGATGCCGCCGGGTTGATCGAGGGGTTGGGGCTGAAGGATGTGGTTTTTGTCGGGCTGTCCATCGGCGGGCTGATCGGGCAAAGCCTTGCGTTGCGGCGTCCGGATTTGCTGAAGTCGCTTGTCGTCTCTAACAGCGCGGCAAAAATCGGCACGGATCAGATGTGGAATGACCGGGTGGACGCGATCCGCGAGGGCGGCTTGTCCGTCGTCGCGGCACCGACGATGGAACGCTGGTTCTCGCCTGAATTCCGCGCCACGCCAGAGCTTGCGCTGTGGCAGCGCATGTTGGAACGCCAGCCCGCCGATGGCTATATCGCCTGCTGTCAGGCAATCGCGGGGGCCGATCTTCGCAAGGATGTTCCGGCGCTGTCTCTGCCCGTGCAGATGATTGCGGGTGGCCTGGACGGTTCCACGCCGCCGGAACTTGTTCAGGCGTCGGGCAAGCTGATCCCCGGTGCGCGCTACGCAGAAATCGACGGTGCTGGCCACCTGCCCTGCGTCGAGGCGGCACCCGAATATGCACGAATCCTAAGCGCATTCCTGCAAGAGGTCGGCCATGTCTGA
- the pobA gene encoding 4-hydroxybenzoate 3-monooxygenase, whose translation MRTQVVIIGGGPSGLLLGQLLHRQGIDAVVLERKTREYVLGRIRAGVLETGLVRLMEEAGVATRLHQEGYVHDGTQIAFGGEMFHVDFKALTGTPVIVYGQTEVTRDLYDAREAAGAQTEFEVDHVVIHDADTDAPHVTYEQNGQEKRIDCDFVAGCDGFHGVSRNTIPLNVRREYEKTYPFGWLGILSETPPVHEELVYANSERGFALCSMRNENLSRYYIQCALSDHVEDWTDTAFWSELRNRIPQEIADRLVTGPSIEKSIAPLRSFVTEPMRWGRLFLCGDAAHIVPPTGAKGLNTAASDVHYLYHGLAQFYQDKDSEGIDRYSEKALLRVWKAERFSWWFSGLLHRYPDMSEFDLKMQAADIAFLRDNEAQQRAFAENYVGLPY comes from the coding sequence ATGCGCACTCAGGTCGTGATCATTGGCGGGGGCCCGTCCGGGTTGCTTCTGGGCCAGTTGCTGCACCGGCAGGGGATCGACGCGGTCGTGCTGGAGCGCAAGACGCGCGAATATGTGCTTGGCCGTATCCGCGCGGGCGTGCTGGAAACAGGACTTGTCCGCCTGATGGAAGAGGCGGGCGTTGCAACCCGCCTGCATCAGGAAGGCTATGTGCATGACGGAACCCAGATCGCCTTTGGTGGCGAAATGTTCCACGTCGATTTCAAGGCGCTGACCGGCACGCCGGTGATTGTCTACGGCCAGACCGAGGTGACGCGGGATCTTTATGACGCGCGTGAAGCCGCAGGTGCACAGACGGAGTTCGAGGTGGATCATGTCGTGATCCACGACGCAGATACCGATGCGCCCCATGTGACCTACGAGCAGAACGGACAGGAAAAGCGCATCGACTGCGATTTTGTCGCTGGCTGCGATGGTTTCCACGGTGTCAGCCGCAATACCATCCCGCTGAATGTGCGGCGGGAATATGAAAAGACCTATCCTTTCGGTTGGCTGGGTATTCTTTCCGAAACACCACCTGTTCATGAAGAACTGGTCTACGCCAATTCTGAGCGCGGCTTCGCGTTGTGTTCCATGCGAAATGAAAACCTGTCGCGCTATTATATTCAATGTGCGCTGTCAGATCATGTCGAGGACTGGACGGATACAGCGTTCTGGAGTGAGTTGCGCAACCGTATACCACAGGAAATCGCAGATCGTCTGGTCACGGGACCCAGCATCGAAAAATCCATCGCGCCCTTGCGCAGTTTCGTGACAGAGCCGATGCGTTGGGGTCGCCTGTTCCTGTGCGGCGACGCCGCCCATATCGTGCCGCCAACCGGCGCGAAGGGCCTGAATACTGCGGCAAGCGATGTGCACTACCTCTACCACGGACTCGCTCAGTTCTATCAGGACAAGGACAGCGAAGGGATTGACCGCTATTCCGAAAAGGCGTTGCTTCGGGTCTGGAAGGCAGAGCGCTTCAGCTGGTGGTTCAGCGGATTGCTGCACCGCTATCCGGATATGAGCGAGTTTGATCTGAAGATGCAGGCCGCCGACATCGCATTCCTGCGCGACAACGAGGCGCAGCAGCGCGCATTCGCCGAAAACTATGTGGGGTTACCGTACTGA
- the pcaQ gene encoding pca operon transcription factor PcaQ, with protein sequence MDRRIKLRHIEAFVEITRQQSLKRAAERLNLTQPAISRTLAELEEILGSRLLTRGRGGVSLTAQGEALFDFAQAGLGSLARGLEAASARQRLSIPRLHVGALPSVSARLLPGVVAMLEGSSQDFQLTIADGSHEHLTDQLRAGTLDLVLGRLGAPDTMRGLSFAQLYLDEVVFVVRPGHPVLDSPSLSRLAEFTVIFPPPWAAIRPFVEQLLIAEGVPIPPHRIETVSGAFGRAYTAQSDAIWVISSGVVGNEIAEGRLLRLPFSTRGTEGPVGLMRRDADRETPQMRAFAQAARAGVERLGLA encoded by the coding sequence ATGGATCGACGCATCAAGCTGAGACATATCGAAGCCTTCGTAGAGATCACGCGGCAGCAAAGCCTTAAGCGTGCGGCAGAACGACTTAATCTGACGCAGCCCGCCATCTCGCGGACGCTGGCTGAGCTGGAGGAGATATTGGGCAGCCGCCTGCTGACGCGCGGGCGTGGCGGCGTCAGCCTGACCGCACAGGGCGAAGCGCTGTTCGATTTCGCACAGGCTGGGCTTGGGTCGCTGGCGCGTGGGCTGGAAGCGGCGTCTGCACGGCAGCGGCTTTCCATCCCGCGCCTGCATGTCGGCGCATTGCCATCCGTATCGGCGCGGCTGCTTCCCGGCGTGGTGGCGATGCTGGAAGGCTCTTCGCAGGATTTTCAGCTTACAATCGCCGATGGGTCCCACGAACATCTGACGGATCAGCTTCGCGCCGGAACGCTTGACCTTGTTCTGGGTCGCTTGGGTGCGCCCGATACAATGCGGGGGCTCAGTTTTGCCCAACTTTATCTGGATGAGGTGGTCTTCGTGGTGCGACCGGGGCACCCGGTGCTTGATTCTCCGTCATTGTCGCGGCTGGCTGAGTTCACCGTTATCTTTCCCCCGCCCTGGGCCGCGATCCGACCGTTTGTCGAGCAATTGCTGATCGCGGAAGGCGTGCCGATTCCGCCGCACCGGATCGAGACCGTCTCTGGCGCATTTGGCCGCGCCTATACTGCGCAAAGCGATGCGATCTGGGTGATTTCCTCTGGTGTGGTTGGAAATGAGATTGCCGAGGGGCGACTGCTTCGCCTGCCCTTCAGCACGCGCGGCACCGAAGGGCCGGTGGGCCTGATGCGACGCGACGCCGACCGGGAAACGCCACAGATGAGGGCATTTGCGCAAGCCGCACGCGCCGGGGTGGAAAGGCTTGGTCTGGCGTAA
- the maiA gene encoding maleylacetoacetate isomerase, translated as MKFYGYFRSSSAYRCRIAFNLKGVQPETVFVNLREGLQKSDDFRSLNPQGLVPALEVDGNVLSQSLAMIEWLDETNPAPPLLPGTAIERAHIRAFAQIIACEVHPLQNLRVLNYIKQNHGQDQAGADGWCQHWIAEGLAACEAIAAAQSHGGGFVFGDSPSLADICLAPQLFSADRFGLDTAPYGRLNEIRATCEAMPAFKDAHPSRQPDAI; from the coding sequence ATGAAATTCTACGGTTATTTCCGCTCGTCCTCGGCATATCGCTGCCGCATCGCGTTCAACCTGAAGGGCGTTCAGCCAGAGACGGTTTTCGTGAACTTGCGCGAAGGGCTGCAAAAGTCAGATGATTTCCGCAGCCTGAACCCGCAAGGGCTGGTGCCCGCGCTAGAGGTTGATGGAAACGTCCTTAGCCAATCCCTGGCCATGATCGAGTGGCTTGACGAAACCAATCCCGCACCGCCGCTGCTACCCGGCACTGCAATTGAGCGCGCACATATCCGCGCCTTTGCCCAGATCATCGCGTGTGAAGTGCATCCGCTGCAGAATTTGCGCGTGCTGAACTATATCAAGCAGAACCACGGTCAGGATCAGGCCGGTGCCGATGGATGGTGCCAGCATTGGATTGCCGAAGGCCTGGCCGCGTGTGAAGCGATTGCTGCCGCGCAATCACATGGCGGGGGCTTTGTTTTCGGCGATTCTCCGAGCCTTGCCGATATATGCCTCGCCCCTCAGCTTTTTTCGGCGGACCGCTTTGGGCTGGATACGGCACCCTATGGACGGCTGAACGAAATACGCGCCACCTGCGAAGCGATGCCGGCATTTAAGGATGCGCACCCATCCAGACAGCCTGATGCCATCTGA
- a CDS encoding SDR family NAD(P)-dependent oxidoreductase translates to MKIDKQIALVTGAGSGLGEATARRLAGHGARVAVLDRSLDAAQAVADDIGGLALGADVTDQNAVEAAFAQVEAKLGAAPRIAVNCAGVATAGRILPRDGDLPIDAFEKTVKINLIGTYIVMSYAARGMAAQEPLDADGGRGVVINTASIAYQDGQIGQSAYAASKGGVASMTLPAARELARVGIRVMTIAPGLFETAMAAGLTPDFKKSLEASLPFPSRMGRPDEFAMLVQQIVENPVLNGEVIRLDNAVRMAPK, encoded by the coding sequence ATGAAGATCGACAAACAGATAGCGTTAGTGACCGGCGCGGGAAGCGGCCTGGGCGAAGCGACGGCGCGGCGGCTGGCGGGGCACGGCGCAAGGGTGGCTGTGTTGGATCGCAGCCTTGATGCCGCACAGGCCGTGGCGGATGACATCGGCGGGCTGGCCCTGGGCGCGGATGTGACCGATCAAAACGCCGTTGAGGCCGCATTCGCCCAGGTAGAAGCAAAGCTGGGTGCGGCACCACGCATCGCGGTGAACTGCGCGGGCGTGGCGACCGCTGGGCGCATCCTTCCGCGCGACGGCGACCTGCCGATTGATGCGTTTGAAAAGACGGTGAAGATCAACCTGATCGGCACCTATATCGTCATGTCCTACGCGGCGCGTGGCATGGCCGCGCAAGAGCCGCTGGATGCTGATGGTGGGCGCGGGGTCGTGATCAACACGGCGTCCATCGCCTATCAGGACGGCCAGATCGGCCAGTCGGCCTATGCCGCGTCAAAGGGCGGTGTCGCCTCTATGACATTGCCAGCGGCGCGGGAACTGGCGCGGGTTGGCATTCGCGTGATGACCATCGCGCCGGGGTTGTTCGAAACCGCGATGGCCGCCGGTCTGACCCCCGATTTCAAGAAATCGCTGGAAGCCAGCCTTCCCTTTCCCTCGCGCATGGGTCGCCCGGATGAATTCGCGATGCTGGTCCAGCAGATCGTCGAGAACCCGGTCCTGAATGGAGAGGTCATTCGCCTCGACAATGCCGTTCGAATGGCGCCGAAGTGA
- a CDS encoding VOC family protein, protein MTTGIHHVTGITRRVQDNVDFYAGFLGLRIVKQTGGYEDAEQLHLFYGDSSGSPGSIVSFLVWEAGSPGRTGLGQVSEIAFAVPPHSIGDWLQRAMSAHIPVEGPLREFGETVLRLKDPDGIIVKLVGLDMPAASALPDPIAPTRIRAVTILTDNPEETAAFTARFGYRSERTEGNSHRMQSDTDAVDIRDARGYFPGIPGTSIFDHVAFRAPDVDAVRQMRLDLRDSDGLTNVHDRKYFLSLYVREPAGTLFEYATDAPGFTVDEPMAQLGQTLMVPPSESSRAADLKIMLPQFALPGEERIPMRDLPFTHRFHHPKDPDGSVIILLHGTGGDETDLMPLAAKLNPRATLLGVRGRSTEEGINRWFRRFDAVTYDQADIAAESAAFVAFVEGAIKGYGLEASKLTFLGYSNGANLLGAVIQIHPGTIRRAILLRAVQALEAAPESAASDTQVLMLTGTRDPFSRMAPALEDALKKGGADLDARLIEAGHELAPADIEVSREWLERLTEGA, encoded by the coding sequence ATGACCACAGGCATACATCACGTCACTGGGATCACCCGCCGTGTGCAGGACAATGTGGATTTCTATGCCGGGTTTCTGGGTCTGCGCATTGTGAAGCAGACCGGCGGCTATGAAGATGCCGAACAGCTTCACCTTTTCTACGGCGATAGCTCTGGCAGCCCGGGCAGCATTGTCAGCTTCCTTGTCTGGGAAGCTGGATCCCCCGGCCGCACCGGCTTGGGTCAGGTCAGCGAAATCGCATTCGCGGTCCCGCCCCACAGCATCGGCGACTGGCTGCAACGTGCGATGAGCGCTCATATCCCGGTCGAGGGGCCATTGCGCGAATTCGGTGAGACGGTGCTGCGGCTGAAAGATCCCGACGGCATCATCGTCAAGCTGGTTGGGCTGGATATGCCCGCCGCCTCGGCCCTGCCGGACCCAATCGCGCCGACCCGCATCCGCGCCGTCACGATCCTGACCGACAATCCGGAAGAGACGGCGGCATTCACGGCCCGCTTCGGCTATCGCAGTGAAAGGACAGAGGGCAACAGCCACCGGATGCAGTCGGATACAGATGCCGTCGATATTCGCGATGCGCGTGGCTACTTCCCCGGCATTCCGGGAACGTCCATCTTCGATCACGTCGCCTTCAGGGCGCCGGATGTGGATGCCGTGCGCCAGATGCGGCTGGATCTTCGCGATAGCGACGGGCTGACGAATGTCCACGACCGGAAATACTTCCTGTCGCTTTATGTCCGCGAACCCGCCGGAACGCTGTTCGAATACGCCACCGATGCGCCCGGCTTTACTGTTGATGAACCCATGGCGCAGCTTGGTCAGACGCTGATGGTACCACCGTCTGAATCGAGCCGCGCCGCTGATCTGAAAATAATGCTGCCGCAATTCGCCCTTCCTGGCGAGGAAAGGATCCCCATGAGAGACCTGCCCTTCACCCACCGCTTCCACCACCCCAAAGATCCGGATGGCAGCGTCATCATCCTGCTGCACGGAACCGGGGGCGATGAAACGGACCTGATGCCGCTTGCGGCCAAACTGAACCCCCGCGCGACGTTGCTTGGCGTGCGCGGCCGCTCGACAGAAGAAGGAATCAACCGCTGGTTCCGCCGCTTTGATGCGGTCACCTATGATCAGGCGGATATTGCGGCCGAATCTGCCGCTTTCGTGGCCTTTGTCGAAGGTGCCATCAAAGGATACGGGCTTGAGGCATCGAAGCTTACCTTCCTTGGCTACTCCAACGGTGCAAACCTGCTGGGCGCCGTGATCCAGATTCACCCCGGCACAATCCGGCGTGCCATCCTTCTTCGCGCCGTGCAGGCACTGGAAGCTGCGCCGGAAAGCGCGGCGTCGGATACGCAGGTGCTGATGCTCACCGGCACGCGCGACCCGTTCAGCCGTATGGCACCCGCTTTGGAAGATGCTCTGAAGAAAGGCGGGGCCGATCTTGACGCGCGCCTTATCGAGGCGGGCCACGAACTTGCGCCCGCCGATATCGAAGTCAGCAGGGAATGGCTGGAACGCCTGACGGAAGGTGCCTGA
- a CDS encoding NADPH-dependent FMN reductase yields MPVILGLSGSLRKASFNTGLLRAAAELAPAGVTIEIGDIREVPLYNADEEAAHGLPEAVERLQSQLSAADGLLLATPEYNNSIPGVFKNSIDWMSRGDGLKMFVGKPVAVMGASPGGFGTILSQNAWLPVLRTLKAELWSEVRMLVSRAGNVYDDEGNLADEKSRDALAKFVKDFAAEL; encoded by the coding sequence ATGCCAGTCATCCTCGGCCTATCCGGTAGCCTGCGCAAAGCTTCGTTCAATACCGGCCTGCTTCGTGCGGCGGCAGAACTGGCGCCCGCAGGCGTTACAATAGAGATCGGCGATATCCGCGAGGTGCCCCTGTATAATGCCGACGAAGAGGCGGCTCATGGCCTGCCCGAAGCTGTCGAGCGTTTGCAATCTCAACTGTCGGCGGCTGATGGTCTGCTTCTGGCAACGCCGGAATACAACAATTCGATACCGGGCGTTTTCAAGAATTCGATCGACTGGATGTCACGCGGCGATGGGCTGAAGATGTTCGTTGGAAAGCCGGTCGCGGTGATGGGCGCATCGCCCGGCGGTTTCGGCACGATCCTGTCGCAGAACGCATGGCTTCCCGTGCTGCGGACCCTGAAGGCAGAGCTGTGGTCAGAAGTACGTATGCTCGTTTCGCGCGCAGGCAACGTCTATGACGACGAGGGTAATCTTGCGGATGAAAAGTCCCGCGATGCCCTGGCGAAATTTGTGAAGGATTTCGCAGCAGAGCTTTAG
- a CDS encoding gluconate 2-dehydrogenase subunit 3 family protein: protein MNEPPGFPSRRSFLKASAATVAFSGIAATAQAQTAEPPPPLEDYEPEYFTAEEWAFILAATARLIPSDGEGPGAIEARVPVFIDRQMVGDYGSADDWYMEGPHDAAADPLLGWQSPLPPAQVYREGIAAFDAWCESEHGGIFTELAPDAQDAALTSLQKGDVGLQPEIRDFFTILLQNTKEGYFADPMYGGNHGMQSWVYIGFPGARASFREWAGRHDTPYPLGPVSISGERA from the coding sequence ATGAACGAACCCCCTGGATTTCCCAGCCGTCGTAGTTTCCTTAAAGCCTCAGCCGCAACTGTTGCCTTTTCTGGCATCGCGGCGACGGCACAGGCTCAAACGGCAGAGCCACCGCCACCGCTTGAAGATTACGAACCAGAGTATTTCACCGCCGAGGAATGGGCATTCATTCTGGCCGCGACCGCCAGGCTGATCCCGTCAGACGGCGAGGGTCCCGGCGCGATTGAGGCGCGCGTGCCTGTCTTTATCGACCGTCAGATGGTGGGCGATTACGGCTCTGCCGATGACTGGTATATGGAAGGTCCGCATGACGCGGCGGCCGATCCATTGCTGGGTTGGCAATCGCCCCTTCCGCCCGCGCAGGTCTATCGCGAAGGCATCGCCGCATTTGATGCGTGGTGCGAAAGCGAGCATGGCGGGATTTTCACCGAACTTGCGCCAGATGCACAGGACGCGGCACTGACCTCGCTTCAGAAAGGCGACGTTGGCCTTCAGCCGGAGATCCGGGATTTCTTCACCATCCTGCTGCAGAACACGAAGGAAGGCTATTTCGCCGATCCGATGTATGGCGGAAACCACGGGATGCAATCATGGGTCTATATCGGTTTCCCCGGTGCGCGGGCGAGCTTCCGCGAATGGGCCGGCAGACATGATACACCCTACCCGCTGGGACCTGTATCCATTTCCGGGGAAAGGGCCTGA